In the Paenibacillus sp. FSL H7-0357 genome, one interval contains:
- a CDS encoding stalk domain-containing protein, with translation MKRLTKLLLCAAISVSSFAALPAQPTQAAPAGVSIMLDGYPLPFPVEPAVMSGTTMVPFRAIAEALGIPVVWDQAASKITATTSGAAGTTKVILTLGSKNAAVNGATVKLAVAPQNIRGTTMIPLSFFGQQFGAAVSWNQASKTVSITSPKKDMYTLGFYAQGAYSEVSRIPDFSAVAFGWSRIDRSGQFTTASTDFWWPKADGDVTPESIVQNAAAGGTTPYLMVYSGDKELELTKNMEDLELQQKTITSIVDLASQKGFKGIGLDLEGLGMTGDKKLVQSQYNVFVKKLSVMARAAGLKLTVILPPLNGSYKGYDYKTLASLADDLVIMAYAYEDESGPEPMNKVDEGIRLALQQVDKSKLVLGISVYSENATSVNAKIGLAKRYGLKGIAIWRLGLIGQPVWNEMSKSLEL, from the coding sequence ATGAAACGCTTAACGAAGCTGCTATTATGTGCAGCAATCTCTGTAAGCAGCTTTGCCGCTTTGCCTGCTCAGCCGACTCAAGCTGCCCCGGCGGGTGTCAGCATTATGCTGGACGGATATCCGCTGCCTTTTCCGGTTGAACCTGCGGTGATGAGCGGAACCACGATGGTGCCGTTCCGGGCGATCGCGGAAGCTTTGGGAATTCCGGTGGTATGGGACCAGGCCGCAAGTAAAATCACAGCAACCACAAGCGGTGCCGCCGGGACCACTAAGGTTATCCTTACACTCGGCAGCAAAAATGCAGCGGTGAACGGCGCAACCGTGAAGCTGGCTGTAGCTCCGCAAAATATCCGGGGCACCACGATGATCCCGCTCAGCTTCTTTGGCCAGCAATTTGGCGCAGCGGTATCCTGGAATCAGGCGAGCAAGACTGTATCGATCACTTCGCCGAAGAAGGATATGTATACGCTTGGGTTTTATGCGCAGGGAGCCTATAGCGAAGTTTCGCGGATTCCTGATTTTAGCGCGGTCGCCTTTGGGTGGAGCCGGATCGACCGCAGCGGACAATTCACTACAGCCAGTACTGATTTCTGGTGGCCGAAGGCTGACGGCGATGTGACACCGGAGTCCATCGTCCAGAATGCCGCTGCCGGAGGAACCACGCCTTACCTGATGGTTTATTCCGGGGACAAAGAGCTGGAGCTGACCAAGAATATGGAAGATCTTGAGCTTCAGCAGAAGACGATTACCAGCATTGTTGATTTGGCTTCACAGAAAGGCTTTAAGGGAATCGGGCTTGATCTGGAAGGGCTGGGGATGACCGGCGACAAGAAGCTGGTACAGAGCCAATATAATGTTTTTGTCAAAAAATTATCCGTAATGGCGCGGGCGGCAGGTCTTAAGCTGACCGTAATTCTTCCCCCGCTGAACGGCTCCTACAAAGGGTATGATTATAAGACGCTGGCATCGCTGGCCGATGATTTGGTGATTATGGCTTATGCGTATGAGGATGAGTCAGGTCCGGAGCCGATGAACAAAGTGGATGAAGGCATTCGTTTGGCCCTGCAGCAGGTGGATAAAAGTAAGCTGGTGCTCGGAATCTCGGTATACAGTGAGAATGCAACTTCCGTCAACGCCAAGATTGGACTGGCCAAACGGTATGGCCTCAAAGGCATCGCCATCTGGCGGCTTGGACTGATCGGACAGCCTGTTTGGAATGAGATGAGCAAATCGCTAGAGTTGTAG
- a CDS encoding radical SAM protein has protein sequence MSMKYKSLELDKPLTYELEGLEVGVTSNCNFRCDYCCAYNRNDGQSINGKEVIRILEELPGLKRVRLSGGEVTLKFQDCVEIVSYCASRGIQTQLNSNGSLLNAERIEQLVSAGLTTIHISFNFTTADAFSRYYNIHPSVYDKIRENITMFAKTSVDVVLETLLFNETQDNMKEISDHVYSMGVRTHEIQNSIIMGHTGWKAIAAREQLKNAVNELIERKKEDTTLYFTCMDRFMEALGFQEQLGVYFPHCIEGKKQLHLHGNGDILISELCHPVIIGNIYQGTSLNELYSNMPEPLSQFLEKQPCPALDALFPQGL, from the coding sequence ATGAGCATGAAATATAAATCACTGGAGCTGGACAAACCGCTGACGTATGAACTGGAAGGTTTGGAGGTTGGCGTGACCTCGAACTGCAATTTCCGCTGTGATTACTGCTGTGCATATAATAGAAACGACGGGCAGAGCATTAATGGCAAGGAGGTTATCCGTATTCTGGAGGAGCTTCCCGGGCTGAAGCGGGTCCGCCTCTCCGGCGGTGAAGTCACCTTGAAGTTTCAGGACTGCGTTGAAATTGTATCCTACTGCGCTTCCCGGGGCATCCAGACCCAATTGAACTCCAACGGCAGTCTGCTGAATGCGGAGCGCATCGAACAACTGGTGTCTGCCGGGCTGACTACGATCCATATCTCGTTCAACTTTACGACAGCGGATGCCTTCTCCCGTTATTACAACATTCATCCAAGCGTCTATGACAAAATCAGAGAGAACATCACGATGTTCGCCAAGACAAGTGTGGACGTCGTGCTGGAAACGCTGCTGTTCAATGAAACACAGGACAATATGAAAGAAATCAGCGATCATGTCTACTCTATGGGTGTTAGAACGCACGAGATTCAGAACAGCATCATCATGGGCCATACCGGCTGGAAAGCCATTGCTGCCCGCGAACAGCTGAAGAATGCAGTGAATGAGCTGATTGAACGCAAAAAAGAAGATACAACGCTCTACTTCACCTGCATGGACCGCTTTATGGAAGCACTTGGTTTCCAGGAGCAGCTTGGGGTATATTTCCCGCATTGCATAGAAGGCAAGAAACAGCTGCACCTGCATGGCAACGGCGATATTCTGATCTCCGAGCTTTGCCACCCGGTAATCATCGGCAACATTTATCAGGGAACCTCGTTGAACGAGCTGTACAGCAACATGCCTGAGCCGCTCTCACAGTTTCTGGAGAAGCAGCCTTGCCCGGCGCTGGACGCTTTGTTTCCGCAAGGCCTATAG
- a CDS encoding L-rhamnose/proton symporter RhaT, whose protein sequence is MIYGFLLLLLACFFQGSFGLGMKKYQPFSWEAFWTIFSLVGILIIPVVWTWIEVPNFFSYIRQTSSDVLWTASFCGFLWGISSIMFGKAIDSIGVSLTYGVNMGISASLGSLIPLFIFGNIPAAGSFTVLLIGAAIMLGGVAVITKAGLLKEKLITASGQGTSSGSSLTRGLIIASVAGLGSAAMNIGFSYANQAVDIAVADGTAKISASLISWVITLSGGFVANFAYALILLIKNGTYRDYVAKGAGTAYVKALATALVWFLALGFYAKATALLGPLGSVVGWLAFNGLSLIISNAWGLRDGEWKGFAAPKKLLLWGNVILILSWIVVGIANSMA, encoded by the coding sequence GTGATTTACGGATTTTTACTATTGCTGTTGGCTTGTTTTTTCCAGGGCAGCTTTGGACTCGGCATGAAGAAATATCAGCCGTTCTCCTGGGAGGCCTTCTGGACGATCTTCTCGCTGGTGGGGATTCTGATCATTCCGGTGGTCTGGACATGGATCGAGGTGCCTAATTTCTTCAGCTACATCCGGCAGACCTCCTCTGATGTGCTATGGACCGCCTCTTTTTGCGGTTTTCTGTGGGGGATCAGCTCCATAATGTTCGGCAAAGCGATTGACTCCATCGGGGTTTCGCTCACTTACGGGGTAAACATGGGCATTTCGGCTTCCCTGGGCTCATTAATTCCGCTGTTTATCTTTGGAAATATACCTGCTGCGGGTTCGTTCACCGTGCTTCTGATCGGTGCGGCGATTATGCTGGGCGGGGTTGCAGTCATTACTAAGGCCGGTCTGCTCAAGGAAAAGCTGATTACCGCTTCCGGTCAAGGGACAAGCTCCGGCAGCAGCCTTACCAGAGGATTGATTATAGCTTCGGTTGCCGGTCTGGGTTCGGCAGCGATGAATATCGGCTTCTCCTATGCGAATCAGGCTGTGGATATTGCCGTTGCTGACGGAACGGCCAAGATCAGCGCCAGCCTTATTTCCTGGGTAATTACGTTGTCCGGTGGTTTTGTTGCTAACTTCGCCTATGCGCTCATCCTGCTGATCAAAAACGGCACTTACAGGGATTATGTTGCTAAGGGGGCAGGCACCGCCTATGTCAAAGCTTTGGCTACCGCATTAGTCTGGTTTCTGGCACTTGGCTTTTATGCCAAAGCGACAGCTTTGCTGGGACCGCTTGGCTCCGTGGTCGGCTGGCTCGCCTTTAACGGCTTGTCCTTAATTATCAGTAATGCCTGGGGTCTCAGGGACGGGGAGTGGAAAGGGTTTGCAGCTCCCAAGAAACTGCTGTTATGGGGCAATGTAATCCTGATTCTGTCCTGGATTGTCGTGGGGATTGCGAATAGCATGGCGTAG
- a CDS encoding bile acid:sodium symporter family protein, producing the protein MLNGIRNGLLRSNTLLEKIMPLLTPAAIAFGVLNESRLLPFTWLVPWIFAFMTLIGSLKSNFRDLLAVLLKPQKLIILMVILHVVMPLIGWVAAKAFFPGDPYTVTGYVLLFAIPTGVVSVVWVSMHGGNVALTLALILIDTLLSPLIVPGTLHLLMGASVEIQLGEMMKGLLWMVVLPSLAGMLLNQWTKGTAGKVYGPPLAPFVKVGLFIVVSINGASIARYLKHPDGKLALILFVTFGTVVLGYVIGALVSRRLHWDYENSVAVQFNSGMRNLSAGAVLAVKYFPPAVALPVISGMLFQQILAACSGFVIRSRMRRMQSEDAVAQSTSTSPTETTISS; encoded by the coding sequence ATGCTCAATGGAATAAGGAATGGATTGCTGCGTTCCAATACGCTGCTGGAAAAAATAATGCCGCTGCTGACACCGGCTGCTATCGCGTTTGGCGTTCTGAACGAGAGCAGGCTTCTGCCTTTTACCTGGCTGGTGCCGTGGATATTTGCCTTCATGACACTGATTGGCAGTCTCAAGTCTAATTTTCGTGATTTGCTGGCCGTACTGCTCAAACCGCAGAAGCTGATTATTCTGATGGTCATTTTGCATGTGGTCATGCCGCTGATCGGCTGGGTTGCGGCGAAGGCTTTTTTTCCGGGCGACCCCTATACGGTTACGGGTTATGTACTGTTGTTCGCTATTCCGACTGGAGTCGTCAGCGTGGTCTGGGTATCCATGCACGGCGGCAATGTGGCACTTACACTGGCGCTGATTCTCATTGATACCTTGCTGTCACCGCTGATCGTACCGGGTACACTGCATCTGCTAATGGGGGCAAGCGTGGAAATCCAGCTCGGGGAAATGATGAAGGGACTGCTGTGGATGGTCGTATTGCCTTCTCTGGCGGGGATGCTGCTGAATCAATGGACAAAGGGAACGGCCGGCAAAGTGTACGGTCCGCCGCTGGCTCCATTTGTCAAAGTGGGGCTTTTTATCGTCGTATCGATTAACGGTGCCAGTATTGCCCGGTATTTAAAGCATCCGGACGGCAAACTCGCGCTGATCCTGTTCGTCACCTTTGGAACGGTTGTGCTTGGGTATGTGATCGGAGCCTTGGTGTCACGCCGCCTTCACTGGGATTACGAAAATTCGGTGGCCGTGCAGTTTAACTCCGGGATGCGTAACCTGAGCGCGGGGGCTGTGCTGGCGGTGAAGTATTTCCCTCCCGCTGTGGCGCTCCCGGTCATTTCCGGGATGCTCTTCCAGCAGATTCTGGCCGCATGCTCAGGATTTGTAATCCGCAGCAGGATGAGACGCATGCAATCCGAAGATGCTGTAGCACAGTCAACCTCAACATCTCCAACGGAAACGACGATCTCCTCATAG
- a CDS encoding methyl-accepting chemotaxis protein, producing MKIRMKLSVMMIAVTLLSTVIMGAFTYYKSTNTILGLTESAMKQVNTNKAETIAAMIDKEKRSMALVAGQTEIIELLQQNKTGGIADGDTLQAEVNTKLQGIVKDAGNLEHIFVSDMKGIAVADSDTALVGTDFSERSYAKRVIETGAPVISETLKSKATGAYVVAFVHPVTSGGQMIGFVASAVNANSIIKYLSGANVANAPSSYAYLVDETGNMLYHPDETKIGLPVENDQIKAVVERVKAGEKVEDGKVQYSIGDAEKKAAYTVIPETNWTLVLTGDVGEVMQPVDNMTHYIILLGLGSLLLTLIIGLLVAGRISSPIIKLTEMINQTAKLELKYDAQYEYLLKNKDETGIIAKAMFHTRAVLREMAESLITISTKVLDNAETLEKLSIDVRENAHDNSATTEQLSAGMEETAASTEEMTAAIHEIENNVRMISGKVKEGTEVTSQIIERALVLQHDAVQSTDNAKRIYESVRIEMEKAIEQSGAINEINLLADTILSITSQTNLLALNAAIEAARAGEAGRGFAVVAGEIRKLAEKSSETAAGIQDVVKNVYSSVEQMKENSEAMLTFIDHNVLGDYERLTEVSEQYNSDASIINTLMNQFEESADHLDQTVSSIAIAVNEVAATVNEGAIGVQDIAEKTADIVEKTFHEATMADENTQSAKALQGLVEKFKI from the coding sequence ATGAAAATTCGTATGAAGCTGTCAGTTATGATGATTGCCGTTACCCTGCTTTCTACTGTAATCATGGGGGCTTTCACGTATTACAAATCCACCAACACCATTCTGGGCCTTACCGAATCTGCAATGAAGCAAGTCAACACCAATAAAGCGGAAACCATAGCGGCGATGATTGATAAAGAGAAACGCAGTATGGCTCTGGTGGCCGGACAGACCGAAATTATTGAACTGCTGCAACAAAACAAAACCGGCGGCATAGCAGATGGAGATACGCTGCAGGCCGAAGTGAACACCAAGCTGCAAGGCATCGTGAAGGATGCCGGCAATCTTGAACATATATTTGTATCCGATATGAAGGGGATTGCGGTAGCAGATAGCGACACGGCGCTGGTGGGTACGGATTTCAGCGAAAGAAGTTATGCAAAGCGCGTGATTGAGACCGGTGCCCCCGTCATCAGTGAAACTTTGAAATCGAAAGCTACAGGGGCTTATGTTGTGGCGTTTGTACATCCGGTGACCAGCGGCGGCCAAATGATCGGCTTTGTCGCCTCGGCTGTCAATGCGAACAGTATTATCAAATACTTGTCCGGTGCCAATGTGGCAAATGCGCCTTCCTCGTACGCCTATCTGGTAGATGAGACCGGAAACATGCTGTATCATCCCGATGAGACGAAGATTGGATTGCCTGTCGAGAATGATCAGATCAAGGCTGTTGTGGAACGTGTGAAAGCCGGAGAGAAGGTTGAAGACGGCAAAGTGCAGTACAGCATCGGTGATGCGGAGAAAAAAGCTGCTTATACCGTCATTCCCGAAACGAACTGGACACTGGTGCTTACTGGTGATGTCGGGGAGGTCATGCAGCCTGTAGACAATATGACGCATTATATTATCCTGCTGGGTCTGGGGAGTCTGCTGCTGACTCTGATTATTGGACTGCTTGTCGCCGGCAGAATTTCTTCCCCGATCATAAAGCTGACAGAGATGATTAACCAGACCGCTAAGCTGGAACTCAAATACGATGCGCAGTATGAGTATCTGTTGAAGAACAAAGATGAAACTGGAATCATTGCTAAAGCCATGTTCCATACCCGCGCTGTGCTCCGGGAAATGGCTGAAAGCCTGATCACCATCTCCACGAAGGTGCTGGACAATGCGGAAACGCTGGAGAAGCTGTCCATTGATGTCAGAGAGAATGCACATGACAATTCAGCCACGACGGAGCAGCTGTCGGCAGGTATGGAAGAGACGGCAGCTTCAACAGAAGAGATGACAGCAGCGATTCATGAAATCGAGAACAATGTCCGAATGATCTCCGGAAAGGTCAAGGAAGGGACGGAAGTGACCAGCCAAATTATCGAGCGGGCACTGGTGCTGCAGCATGACGCCGTGCAGTCTACGGATAATGCCAAGCGGATTTACGAATCGGTGCGTATCGAAATGGAGAAGGCGATTGAGCAGTCGGGCGCGATCAATGAAATCAATCTCCTGGCAGATACCATTCTGTCGATTACCAGCCAGACCAATCTGCTTGCCTTAAATGCGGCGATTGAAGCTGCCCGCGCGGGTGAAGCAGGGCGGGGATTTGCGGTAGTTGCGGGAGAAATCCGCAAGCTGGCTGAGAAATCCTCCGAAACGGCAGCGGGAATTCAGGATGTCGTCAAGAATGTATACTCTTCTGTAGAGCAGATGAAAGAGAATTCCGAAGCCATGCTTACGTTTATTGACCACAATGTGCTGGGTGATTATGAGCGCCTGACAGAGGTCAGCGAGCAGTACAACAGTGACGCCTCCATCATCAACACGCTCATGAACCAGTTCGAGGAGTCCGCAGATCACTTGGACCAGACGGTATCAAGCATCGCGATTGCGGTTAATGAGGTGGCAGCTACTGTCAATGAAGGTGCAATCGGCGTGCAGGATATTGCCGAGAAGACGGCGGATATTGTAGAGAAGACATTCCATGAGGCGACGATGGCCGATGAAAATACGCAAAGTGCCAAAGCGCTTCAGGGACTGGTGGAGAAATTTAAAATATAA
- a CDS encoding helix-turn-helix transcriptional regulator, giving the protein MIKITLGDEEKGYSHNQAELNGDGVRLAFPLLTVNDRETRRLDQLRLMQESFLLQMVREEWLSPEKVKQRLRQLQLHPLADEGVKLQCAAVELQIPAGEIGEPRKRRNQLYKDFQQICRRTAAGSKGVYSFCDTGSISPVMYFLIVMKDNASHKADRAEHFARELEQNVEHGLRLGIAAGIGAEIKGLKRLKNGYASCLLALSGSRSAIPGSGTGLVLQSRAADRLTAFSQATEQRLTLSLEQPASAAFRLELDSLFTLEDDAASQLEVCRFLAQRTLLILGGAAGKFEYGGTTLQKYLWNSQMTLAACTSSEHAKELLQELGQLVMAEVRRTQASGGRELAEAIRKYVKEHFACDLKAPSLAALFHVSEAELSRLFKMHVGIPLNDYVTKLRMAQAEQQLRENALKCSEIAMLAGYSVADEFISAFKKYSGRNPKDYREWYLKRQMKV; this is encoded by the coding sequence ATGATTAAGATAACGCTCGGGGACGAAGAGAAGGGATACAGCCATAATCAAGCAGAGTTGAATGGGGATGGCGTAAGATTAGCGTTTCCCCTGTTAACCGTTAATGATAGAGAAACGCGCAGGCTGGATCAGCTCCGGCTTATGCAGGAGAGCTTTCTGCTGCAGATGGTCCGGGAAGAGTGGCTCAGTCCGGAGAAGGTGAAACAACGGCTGCGGCAGCTACAGCTCCATCCGCTGGCCGATGAGGGAGTGAAGCTGCAATGTGCAGCCGTAGAGCTGCAGATTCCGGCAGGAGAAATAGGAGAGCCACGGAAGCGCCGGAATCAGCTTTATAAGGATTTCCAGCAGATATGCCGCAGGACGGCTGCAGGGTCGAAGGGCGTGTATTCGTTCTGCGATACCGGAAGCATTAGCCCGGTAATGTATTTCTTGATTGTCATGAAAGACAATGCGTCACATAAGGCTGACAGAGCTGAGCACTTCGCCAGAGAGCTTGAGCAGAATGTCGAGCACGGATTGAGGCTGGGAATTGCCGCAGGAATCGGTGCAGAGATCAAAGGACTGAAGCGGTTAAAGAACGGCTATGCCTCGTGTTTACTGGCTTTAAGCGGGAGCCGGAGCGCTATTCCCGGCAGCGGCACAGGGCTGGTTCTCCAGAGCCGTGCCGCTGACCGGCTGACTGCATTCAGCCAGGCGACGGAACAGAGGCTGACGTTGAGTCTGGAACAGCCAGCTAGTGCTGCTTTCCGCCTGGAGCTGGATTCGTTGTTCACTCTGGAGGACGATGCGGCTTCTCAACTGGAGGTTTGCCGCTTTTTGGCGCAGCGTACGCTGCTGATTCTAGGTGGAGCTGCGGGGAAATTTGAATACGGCGGCACAACGCTCCAAAAATATTTATGGAACAGCCAAATGACCCTTGCCGCCTGCACATCGAGTGAACATGCAAAGGAATTGCTGCAGGAACTGGGACAGCTAGTCATGGCGGAAGTGAGAAGGACGCAGGCATCCGGTGGAAGAGAGCTGGCCGAGGCTATCAGGAAATACGTGAAGGAACATTTTGCCTGCGACTTGAAAGCTCCATCTCTTGCAGCGTTATTTCATGTATCTGAGGCCGAGCTCAGCCGGTTATTCAAAATGCATGTTGGCATTCCTTTGAACGACTATGTCACTAAATTGAGAATGGCCCAGGCTGAGCAGCAGCTGCGGGAAAATGCACTGAAATGCTCTGAGATCGCAATGCTGGCAGGTTATTCCGTGGCAGACGAATTTATAAGCGCCTTCAAGAAGTACAGCGGCAGAAATCCCAAGGACTACCGGGAGTGGTACTTGAAGAGACAGATGAAGGTATAG
- a CDS encoding CD3324 family protein codes for MKYVNADVILPEVLLKEIQKYIHGGMLYIPKPEGVRKKWGENSGSRMYLTARNNEIREQHAGGATARELSEQFCLSYDSIKKIIYCKK; via the coding sequence ATGAAATATGTTAACGCAGATGTGATTCTGCCGGAAGTATTGCTGAAGGAAATTCAGAAATATATTCACGGTGGAATGCTCTATATTCCGAAGCCTGAAGGCGTGCGGAAGAAATGGGGCGAGAATTCGGGCAGCCGAATGTATCTGACAGCGAGAAACAATGAAATCAGGGAGCAGCATGCCGGCGGAGCTACCGCCCGTGAACTTTCTGAGCAATTTTGTCTGTCATACGACAGCATCAAAAAAATTATCTACTGTAAAAAATAG
- a CDS encoding phosphotransferase enzyme family protein, which yields MFEAFRCDTDEDRRLLLKQARSIVMWALPQYGLDWTAISYIGLSDNITYKIETASTGSYLLRMHGRWMSNAEIQSELLLLQALNRVEGLTMPEGVANTAGTYILKADSEEDTSSLWVTVTRWVEGEHAGGHMTDQRIFDMGAMTGALHIAAAGFAPPAGFIRPVWGEQSFKREMDKLGRYYSGFVSETGWKTYQLAAAKILSELEGMEVNEDQYGLIHGDLHSGNVVFAGEQPYPIDFGRCGYGYYLYDLAAALLELSPGQRKRLIEGYASRKKLESGYVRRLECFFIMIMIGNYSHHASNPAEVPGLREQQPYSQAYLREYLKSAPFLFEVIEPEEMK from the coding sequence ATGTTCGAAGCTTTTCGCTGTGATACGGATGAGGATAGAAGGCTTCTGTTGAAGCAGGCAAGGAGCATCGTGATGTGGGCATTGCCGCAGTATGGGCTGGATTGGACCGCAATTTCGTATATCGGCCTGTCCGATAACATCACTTATAAAATCGAGACGGCAAGCACCGGAAGCTATTTGCTGCGGATGCACGGGCGATGGATGAGCAATGCAGAGATTCAGTCGGAACTGCTGCTGCTTCAGGCGCTGAACCGGGTGGAAGGACTAACGATGCCGGAGGGAGTGGCCAATACAGCAGGCACTTATATCCTCAAGGCAGATTCCGAAGAGGATACCTCTTCCTTGTGGGTAACAGTTACCCGCTGGGTCGAAGGGGAGCATGCTGGCGGGCATATGACGGATCAGAGAATATTCGATATGGGAGCTATGACGGGAGCCTTGCACATCGCGGCTGCCGGATTCGCCCCTCCGGCTGGGTTTATCCGCCCGGTATGGGGGGAGCAGAGCTTTAAGCGTGAGATGGATAAGCTTGGACGTTATTACAGCGGGTTTGTATCCGAAACGGGATGGAAGACTTATCAGTTAGCTGCTGCAAAAATCCTCTCCGAACTGGAGGGCATGGAGGTAAACGAAGATCAATATGGACTGATTCATGGAGATCTGCATAGCGGAAACGTGGTGTTTGCCGGGGAGCAGCCTTATCCGATAGATTTTGGAAGATGCGGTTACGGGTACTATCTCTACGATCTGGCTGCCGCATTATTGGAGCTTTCCCCTGGGCAGCGCAAGCGGCTTATTGAAGGCTATGCAAGCCGGAAGAAGCTGGAAAGCGGATATGTACGTAGACTGGAATGTTTTTTTATTATGATTATGATCGGAAATTACAGCCATCATGCCTCGAACCCGGCGGAAGTCCCCGGACTGCGGGAGCAGCAGCCTTATTCCCAGGCGTATCTCAGGGAATATTTAAAGAGTGCTCCCTTTTTGTTCGAGGTGATTGAGCCCGAGGAAATGAAATGA
- a CDS encoding histidine--tRNA ligase → MQNIKGTYDYFGREQAVRQKVQAVLRGLFESYDFESMDTTLLNELELLTSKYAGGDEILREMYQLTDQGGRRLGLRYDLTIPFAKVIALNPGMEFPFKRYEIGKVFRDGPVKKGRLREFLQCDADVVGIAGPQAEAELMQLAAEVFRRLDIAVVVKWNNRRFLGEILESAGVPAQEHLSVMLTLDKLAKIGIGGVLAELSDKGLTPEALLAITALLESGNPGFEELTRKYGLAGRPGALEVLALKQLIEEIGLDGFCVFDPFLSRGLSFYTGTVYEIFDASGVYTSSLGGGGRYDSIIGKLVGREDIEYPTVGISFGMESIMALLGERPVQQEPTGVWIVPIGGNMPQVLLAATRLRAAGIRVTVDSGTRKLKKTMAAASAKGIRYCLLLGESEATLGKLRLKDMSAHKEELLTVEEAISLISS, encoded by the coding sequence ATGCAAAACATTAAAGGAACCTACGATTATTTCGGCCGGGAGCAAGCGGTCAGACAAAAGGTACAGGCTGTGCTGCGCGGGCTGTTTGAAAGCTATGACTTTGAATCCATGGATACAACACTGCTGAATGAGCTTGAATTGCTGACCTCCAAATATGCCGGTGGAGACGAAATCCTCCGCGAAATGTACCAGCTCACTGACCAGGGCGGCCGCCGACTGGGGCTGCGCTACGATCTGACGATTCCCTTTGCCAAGGTGATCGCCCTCAATCCGGGGATGGAGTTCCCCTTCAAGCGGTATGAGATCGGCAAGGTGTTCCGCGACGGTCCGGTCAAAAAAGGCCGGCTGCGCGAATTCCTGCAATGCGATGCCGATGTGGTCGGGATTGCCGGTCCGCAGGCTGAAGCGGAGCTGATGCAGCTGGCCGCCGAGGTATTCCGCAGACTGGACATTGCGGTGGTGGTCAAATGGAACAACCGCCGGTTCCTCGGCGAGATTCTGGAATCGGCAGGTGTCCCGGCGCAGGAGCATCTCTCTGTGATGCTGACCCTCGACAAGCTCGCCAAAATCGGCATCGGCGGCGTGCTGGCGGAGCTGTCTGATAAAGGACTAACTCCGGAAGCCTTACTGGCGATTACCGCTTTGCTGGAATCCGGCAACCCGGGTTTTGAGGAGCTGACGCGTAAATATGGACTCGCCGGCCGTCCCGGTGCGTTAGAAGTTCTTGCTCTGAAACAGCTGATTGAAGAAATTGGCCTGGACGGCTTCTGTGTCTTCGATCCGTTCCTGTCACGCGGCCTATCCTTCTACACCGGGACAGTCTATGAAATCTTCGACGCCTCCGGTGTTTATACGTCCAGCCTTGGGGGCGGGGGAAGATATGATTCCATCATTGGAAAGCTGGTCGGACGGGAGGATATCGAATACCCTACGGTCGGCATTTCATTTGGCATGGAGTCGATCATGGCCCTGCTTGGAGAGCGTCCGGTGCAGCAGGAGCCGACTGGAGTATGGATCGTTCCCATTGGCGGGAATATGCCTCAGGTCTTGCTCGCCGCTACAAGGCTGCGGGCCGCAGGCATCCGCGTAACCGTAGATTCCGGTACCCGGAAGCTGAAGAAAACAATGGCCGCAGCCTCAGCAAAAGGCATCCGCTATTGTCTGCTGCTCGGCGAAAGCGAAGCCACACTCGGCAAGCTCCGTCTCAAGGACATGTCTGCGCACAAGGAGGAACTGCTTACGGTGGAGGAAGCAATCTCGCTCATCTCCAGCTAA